The Pseudoxanthomonas suwonensis sequence TGGCTGGACCCGCTGGAAATGGCCGAGGTCCGGCCGGTCGCGCTGGAGGCGCGTGACGGCACCGGCCTGCACGGCTACCTGACCGTGCCCAGGGGGAGCGATGGCCGGGGGCTGCCGCTGGTGGTGCTGCCGCACGGAGGGCCGTACGGCGTCCAGGACACGTGGGAGTTTGCCGAGGAGCCGCAGTTGCTGGCCGCGGCCGGCTATGCCGTGCTGCAGGTCAACTATCGCGGTTCCGGCGGCTACGGCCAGGCTTTCAAGCAGGCCGGTGCCCGCCAGTGGGGACTGGCGATGCAGGACGACCTGACCGACGCGACGCGCTGGGCGATCGCGCAGGGCATCGCCGATCCGGCGCGGATATGCATCTACGGGGCCAGCTACGGCGCCTACGCCGCGCTGATGGGCGTGGCAAAGGAGCCGTCGCTGTACCGCTGCGCCGCAGGCTACGTCGGCGTCTACGACCTGGTCATGCGCAGCCGCGCCCTGGCCAGGGGCGCCCGCTCGCTGGAAACCTGGTCGGAGGACTGGATCGGCACGGATCCGGCGGCACTGACGGCGGTGTCGCCCACCCGCTTGGCCGAGCGGATGCGGGTGCCGGTGTTCATGGCTGCGGGCGGCGAGGACCAGGTCACGCCCGTCGCCCATACCCGGGCCATGGAAACCGCGTTGCGCAAGGCCGGGGTGCCGGTCGAGTCGCTGTACTACGACAACGAAGGCCACGGCTTCTACACCCAGCCGCACCTGCGCGAGTACTACACGCGCCTGCTCGCCTTCCTCGATCGGCACATCGGCGGCAACGCGCCGGTGGCCTCGCGACCCTGAGCGCGCGGGCCCCGCCGCACAGGCGGGGCCCACGCGTTCCGCTCACCCGCGGGTCAACCGCTTGAGCAGCGGCGTGGCCAGGAACAGCAGCGCGCCGGCGACCAGGCCGATCCACATCATCTGGGTGAACACGCCCGAATAGACCGCCAGCGCGTATTCGCGGGTGGCGTAGGGCGGGATCGCCGCCCAGGTGCCGAGGCGGCCGGCGATGATTTCGCCGAAGGCCGAGAACAGGAACCAGGCGCCCATCATCAAGCCCACTGCGCGCGGGATCGACAGCGCGGTGACCGCGGCCAGGCCGACCGGCGACAGCACCATCTCGCCGAGCACCAGCACGAAGTAGGCCAGGATCATCCACCACAGGCTCACCAGCATGTCCGGGCCGGGGTTGGCGGCGGCGAACGCCAGCACGCCGAAGGCCAGGCCGCAGAACACCAGGCCCCAGGCGAACTTGGCCGGGTAGCTGGGATTGAGTCCACGCTTGTCCAGGCGCGGCCACAGCCAGGCGAACAGCGGGCTCATCGCGATCACCGCCAGCGCGCCGATCGCGGTGGTCTGGCCGGCGGTCCATTCGATGCCGAAGGTGGTGCGGTCCATGGCCCGGTCGGCCATCGCCACCCACGGGCCGTAGGTCTGCTCGTACAGGCCCCAGAACAGCGCGCTGACCGTGATCAGCACCATCAGCATCACCATCCGGCCCTTTTCCGCCCGGCTGATGCCCGAGAACAGCAGGCGGATGAACCACGCGTAGAGGCCCAGGCCCAGCACCACCGCCACCAGTTCGGTCAGGGTGACCTCGTGGCCGCCGACCAGCGACGACAGCGGGCCGAAGTTGATCCGCGTCTGCAGCACCTGCCAGACCACCACCGTGAGCAGCAGGCCACCGGCGTAGATCAGCGCCTCGCGCGAGAGGCCGGCGAACACCGGGGCACGCAGCAGCGCCGGGTCGGCCGGTTCGGCGCGTCCCTGCAGGTGGCGGCGGCCGACCACGAACTGGACCAGGCCCAGCGCCATCATCACGCCGGCCAGGGCGAAGCCGTAGCCCCAGCCGATCTTCTCGCCGACGTAGGCCACGATCAGCGACGACATGAAGGCGCCGACGTTGATGCCCATGTAGAAGATGGTGAAGCCCGAGTCGCGCCGGGGATCGTTGTCCGGATACAGGCGGCCGACGATCGTGGAGATGTTCGGCTTGAGGAAGCCCACGCCCACGCCGATCAGCGCCAGCGAGAAGTACATGACCTGTACCGCCGACGCGTCCGGCACGCCCGCGCCCTGCACGCCGGTGGCGGCGTGGCCGGTGTAGGCCATGCCCAGCTGGCCCAGGACCAGCAGCATGCCGCCGAACACCACCGCCTTGCGCATGCCCAGGTAGCGGTCGGCCAGCAGGCCGCCCAGCAGCGGCAGCGCGTAGGCCAGGCCGGCGTAGGTGCCCAGCAGCAGGTAGCCGTCGGTGTCGCTGAACAGGTGGTGCTTGGTGAGGTAGAGCAGCAGCAGCGCCTTCATGCCGTAGAAGGCGAAGCGTTCCCACATCTCGGTCAGGAAGCAGACGTAGAGGCCCTTGGGATGGCCGAGGAACTGGTCGGCGGCCGCGGGCGCGGGCAGATGGGTTGCAGACACGAAAGGCCCCCTGGGTAGACGATGGGCGAGTATAGCGGCCGGCTTCCGGGCAGGCCGGTGCGTGACTTAGGGCCTTTGCGCCGGCCCCGGGCCAGCGCCTACCATCCGGGGTTTGCCTCGCTGGAGCCCCGGATGAAGCCCGCCTTCCTGTCCACGTCCCCGATCCTGCCGCTCGCCCTGGCCGCGACCCTGGGCCTGCTGGCCGCCAGCCCGGCCGAAGCCGCCCGCGGCCTGGACGTGCGCGACCTGCAGAAGCTCGACCGGGTGTCCTCGCCCGTACTCTCGCCCGACGGCGCCTTCGTCGTCTTCGCCAGGCGCGAGATGCAAGGCGCGAGCGGTGCGGACGACCCGGGCAAGGCCGCGACCGCGCTATGGATCCGCGACCTGCGCACCCGCGACCTGGCGCCGCCTAAGCGGCTCACCCCGGTGGGCTGGAACGTCAACTCGCCGGCCTTCTCCGACGACGGCAAGACCCTGTACTTCCTCAGCGCGCAGTCGGGCAGCCAGCAGGTGTACGCGATGCCGGCCACCGGCGGCGTGCCGCAGCAGGCCACCCGCTTCCCGCTGGACGTGGGCAGTTTCAAGGTTTCGCCGGGTGGCCGGCGCCTGGCGGTGAGCCTGGCGGTGTTCCCCGACTGCGGCGCCGACCTGGGCTGCACGGTCAAGCGGCTGGAGGAGCGCACGCAGGCCAAGGCCAGCGGCGTGATCCACGACCAGCTGCTCGTGCGCCACTGGGACACCTGGCAGGACGGGCGCCACAACCGCCTGTTCGTGACCGCGCCGGCGACCGGCAAGGCGCAGCCGGCGAGCGTGCTGGTCGGCGACGGTGGCGTGCCCGGCAACGTGCCGTCCAGGCCGTTCGGCGACGACAGCGAGTACGCCTGGTCGCCCGACGGCAAATCGATCGTGTTCGCGATGCGCCGTGCCGACCGCCAGGAGGCCTGGTCGACCAACTTCGACCTATACCAGTTCAGCGAAGGCCAGCCGCTGCGCAACCTGACCGAAGGCAACCCCGCCTGGGATACCGGCCCGGTGTTCAGCGCCGACGGCGGCAAGCTGTACTACCGCGCGATGAAGCGAGCGGGCTTCGAGGCCGACCGCTTCGGCCTGATGGAGCGCGACCTGGCCACCGGCGCCATCCGCGAGATCGCCCCGGACTGGGACCGCAGCGCCGACGGCATCGTCCTGTCGGCCGACGGCAAGACCCTCTACACCACCGCGCAGGACATGGGCCAGCACCCGCTGTTCGCGGTCGACATCGCCACCGGCCAGGTGCAAAAGCTGGTCGGCGACGGCACCGTCACTTCGTTCGACATCGCCGGCGACACCCTGGCCTTCACCCGCAATACGCTGCGCAGCGGCGACCAGGTGTTCACCGCCTCGCTGGCCAGCCCGGCGGCGCAGCGCGCGATAACGCCCAGCGCTGGCGAGGCGCTGCCAGACGTGGCCTTCGGTGACTACGAGCAGTTCAGCTTCGCCGGCTGGGACGGCGCGACCGTGCACGGCTACGTGGTCAAGCCATGGAACTACGAGGAGGGCAGGAAGTACCCGGTCGCGTTCCTGATCCACGGCGGCCCGCAGGGCAGCTTCGGCGACGGCTGGAGCTACCGCTGGAACCCGCAGACCTACGCCGGCCAGGGCTACGCGGTGGTGATGATCGACTTCCACGGTTCGACCGGCTACGGGCAGGCCTTCACCGACGCGATCAGCGGCCACTGGGGCAGCAAGCCGCTGGTCGACCTGCAGAAGGGCTGGGCCGCGGCGCAGCAGCAGTATCCGTTCCTGGACGGCGGCAAGGCCTGTGCGCTGGGCGCCAGCTACGGCGGCTACATGACCAACTGGATCGCCGGCAACTGGTTCGAGGCCGACGGCAGCGCGCCGTTCAAGTGCCTGGTCACCCACAACGGCGTGTTCGACACCCGCTCGATGGGCGTGGTGACCGAGGAGCTGTGGTTCACCGAGTGGGAGTTCGGCGGCACGGTGGCGGCCAATCCCGAGGCGTACGAGCAGTACAACCCAGCCCGCCACATCCACAAGTGGAAGACGCCGATGCTGGTGGTGGCCGGCCAGAACGACTTCCGCGTGCCGATCGACCAGAGCCTGTCGGCGTTCACCGCGCTGCAGCGCGCCGGGATCGAGTCCAGGCTGCTGTATTTCCCCGACGAGAACCACTGGGTGCTCAAGCCGGCCAACAGCGTGCTCTGGCACGACACCGTCAACGCCTGGCTGAAGCAGCACATCGGCCAGTGAATCCCGCGATGGCCGGCATCTGCCGGCCATCGCCTTTTTTCGCTCTAAAGGGAGACATCGCCGATGGCGATCGAAGCCACCGCGCCGTCCAGCGCGCTGATCCAGAACGACATCGTCGTGTTCGGGCTGATTGCCGCCACGCTGGGCATGATCTTCTGGCTCGCCAGCGGACCGACGCCGTTCTGGAGGAAATTCTTCGCCTGGGTGCCGGCGCTGCTGCTGTGCTACTTCGTGCCCGCGCTCTACAACACTACCCGGCTGATCGATGGCGAAGGCAGCCAGCTCTATTACCTGGCCAGTCGCGTGCTGCTGCCGGCGGCGCTGGTGTTGCTGACGCTGTCGATCGACCTCAAGGGCATCCTCAAGCTCGGGCCGAAGCTGCTGTTCGTGTTCTGCATGGGCACGCTGGGCGTGGTGCTCGGGGCGATCATCGCGTTCCAGCTGATGGAGTGGTTCTGGCCTGCGGCGGTGGCGGGCGACACCTGGAAGGGCATGGCGGCGCTGTCGGGCAGCTGGATCGGCGGCGGCGCGAACATGGTCGCGATCCGCGAGATCTACGGCGTCGACGCCACCCTGTTCGGGCAGTTCGCGGTGGTCGACGTGGCGCTGGCCAGCCTGCTGATGGCGTCGCTGCTGTTCCTCGCCAACCGGCAGCAGCAGATCGACCTGCGCAGCGGCGCCGATACCCGCGCGCTGGACGAGATGAAGGAGCGGGTGGCCGCCTACGAGGCCGCCAATGCGCGCATTCCGACGCTGTCCGACCTGATGATGATCGTCGGCTGGGCCTTCGGCATCGTCGCCGTGGCGCATGCCATCGCCAATCCCGCCTCCGGGTGGTTCAAGGCGAACGTGGCATGGGCCGGCCAGTTCAGCCTCGACGCGCCGTTCGTCTGGATCGTGGTGCTGTCGACGCTGGGCGGCCTGGTGCTGAGCTTCACCCGGGTGCGTTCGCTGGAGAACGCGGGCGCATCGAAGGTCGGCACGGTTTTCCTGTATTTCCTGATCGCCTGCATCGGCATGCAGATGGACTTCCTCAAGCTCGCCAACCGCCCGGAACTGCTGGTGATCGGGACGATCTGGATGTCGGTGCACGTGGTGACGATCTGGTATGCCGCCAAGCTGGTCAAGGCGCCGCTGTTCTATTTCGGCGTCGGCTCAATGGGCAACATCGGCGCGGCGGCCTCGGCGCCGGTCATCGCCGCGGCGTTCCATCCCACGCTGGCCCCGGTCGGCGTGTTGCTGGGCACCGTCGGCTACGCCACGGGCACGGTGATTGCGTACTTCCTCGGCCAGGTGCTGCGGCTGATGGCGGGACAGTAGCCCATCCTTTGCAGGCGCCGGTTCTCCCGAAGACCGTTCCATGCCCAGACCCTCGCAACGGCAATCGCGACTGCAAGGTCAAAAGCGCCGGGCGTGATCGGCTTCGGTCTGAGCCGCGGCGGGCCGGGAGTATTGCGGTCGTCTCGACGGCACATCCCTGTGCCGACTCGCCGACGCGGCCATCCATGGCCGCTGCCGCAATACTCCCGGCCCGCCACGTCTTCGGGAGCTTCCAGGTCGTGGCTCCGTTCACAGGCGATGAGCAGCGCCCGGCTTTTGTAGGAGCGGGCATGACCGCGACCCGACGCCGTCTGCCCAGGCGACGCCCTCATGGTTCCGACGCCCGTGTCGCCAGCAAGCTGGGCTCCTACAGAAAGCAAGTGCTGCCATGGGCTTCCCTTCCTCCGCAGGCTAAAGGAAGGGCGGGAAGGGGGCTTTGCTGTTGCTCCTCCGATCGAAGCCACGCCCCCAAAGCTCCCGAGGTCGTTGTGCCCAGGGGGTATGGCGCAAGCAGCACATGGATGTGCTGCGCTCGCTCCTCGGAGGCAGGACGCCGGAGCGGAGCGATGCGCCATACCCCCTGGGCACGACGGCCCGCTCCGAAGCCGACGCTAGTGCTCTTGCTTCCACGGCACGAGAGTCCCGCCCGAAGCCGATGCTTGTGCTCTTGCTTTCGCGGCACAACACCTCCCCCTGTAGCTGCAGAACGCAAAAATGAAGAAGGACGAAGCCATTGCTTCGCCCTTCCCCGTCCAATGACGATCGATGCTGGGACCCGCTAACAGCAGCGGAACCCGGAGCGCCCGCCGAAGCGGGCCTCCTGGCGCTCGCGGAAGAACGTCTTGTAGTCCATCGGTTCGCGGTCCGGGTGTTTCTCCAGCATGTGCCGGACGTAGTTGTCGTAGTCCGGGATGCCGCAGCACAGCCGGGCGGTCTGCACCAGCCTGCGCCACACGCGCTTGTGCGTGGCGAAGTGGTCGAGCGGGACGAGTTGGGTGCCCATGTCCTTCCCTCCCTACAGCCAGGCCTTGACCTGCTCGTCGCTGAGGGCGACGAACGGCGTCTCGCGGTCGGTGCGCTGGCTGCTGCGGCGGGCCTTGAGGATCGCGCGGACCGCATAGACCAGCACGCTGGCCACCACGAACAGGAACAGCACGGTCAACCCGGCGTTGATGTAGCTGTTGACCACCACCTGCTGCATCTGGCCCACGCTCTTGGCCGTGCCCAGCAGCTGGCCGTCGGCGATGGCCTGCTGGTACCTGCGTGCCTGGGCGACGAAGCCGAGCGCCGGGTTGCTGTCGAAGATCTTGATCAGGCCGGCGTAGGTGGTGCAGATCAGCAGCCACAGCGTCGGCACGATCGTGACCCAGGCATAGCGGTCGCGCTTCATCTTGAACAGGACCACCGTGCACAGCATCAGCGCGATGCCGGCCAGCATCTGGTTGGCGATGCCGAACAGCGGCCACAGGGTGTTGATGCCGCCCAGCGGGTCGACCACGCCCTGGTAGAGGAAGTAGCCCCACAGCGCGACGCAGCCGGCGGTGCCGATCACGTTCGCGCCCCAGGACTCGGTCCGGCGCAGCGCCGGCACGAAGTTGCCGAGCAGGTCCTGCAGCATGAAACGGCCCGCGCGGGTGCCGGCGTC is a genomic window containing:
- a CDS encoding peptide MFS transporter is translated as MSATHLPAPAAADQFLGHPKGLYVCFLTEMWERFAFYGMKALLLLYLTKHHLFSDTDGYLLLGTYAGLAYALPLLGGLLADRYLGMRKAVVFGGMLLVLGQLGMAYTGHAATGVQGAGVPDASAVQVMYFSLALIGVGVGFLKPNISTIVGRLYPDNDPRRDSGFTIFYMGINVGAFMSSLIVAYVGEKIGWGYGFALAGVMMALGLVQFVVGRRHLQGRAEPADPALLRAPVFAGLSREALIYAGGLLLTVVVWQVLQTRINFGPLSSLVGGHEVTLTELVAVVLGLGLYAWFIRLLFSGISRAEKGRMVMLMVLITVSALFWGLYEQTYGPWVAMADRAMDRTTFGIEWTAGQTTAIGALAVIAMSPLFAWLWPRLDKRGLNPSYPAKFAWGLVFCGLAFGVLAFAAANPGPDMLVSLWWMILAYFVLVLGEMVLSPVGLAAVTALSIPRAVGLMMGAWFLFSAFGEIIAGRLGTWAAIPPYATREYALAVYSGVFTQMMWIGLVAGALLFLATPLLKRLTRG
- a CDS encoding alpha/beta hydrolase family protein; this translates as MKPAFLSTSPILPLALAATLGLLAASPAEAARGLDVRDLQKLDRVSSPVLSPDGAFVVFARREMQGASGADDPGKAATALWIRDLRTRDLAPPKRLTPVGWNVNSPAFSDDGKTLYFLSAQSGSQQVYAMPATGGVPQQATRFPLDVGSFKVSPGGRRLAVSLAVFPDCGADLGCTVKRLEERTQAKASGVIHDQLLVRHWDTWQDGRHNRLFVTAPATGKAQPASVLVGDGGVPGNVPSRPFGDDSEYAWSPDGKSIVFAMRRADRQEAWSTNFDLYQFSEGQPLRNLTEGNPAWDTGPVFSADGGKLYYRAMKRAGFEADRFGLMERDLATGAIREIAPDWDRSADGIVLSADGKTLYTTAQDMGQHPLFAVDIATGQVQKLVGDGTVTSFDIAGDTLAFTRNTLRSGDQVFTASLASPAAQRAITPSAGEALPDVAFGDYEQFSFAGWDGATVHGYVVKPWNYEEGRKYPVAFLIHGGPQGSFGDGWSYRWNPQTYAGQGYAVVMIDFHGSTGYGQAFTDAISGHWGSKPLVDLQKGWAAAQQQYPFLDGGKACALGASYGGYMTNWIAGNWFEADGSAPFKCLVTHNGVFDTRSMGVVTEELWFTEWEFGGTVAANPEAYEQYNPARHIHKWKTPMLVVAGQNDFRVPIDQSLSAFTALQRAGIESRLLYFPDENHWVLKPANSVLWHDTVNAWLKQHIGQ
- a CDS encoding DUF819 domain-containing protein, with protein sequence MAIEATAPSSALIQNDIVVFGLIAATLGMIFWLASGPTPFWRKFFAWVPALLLCYFVPALYNTTRLIDGEGSQLYYLASRVLLPAALVLLTLSIDLKGILKLGPKLLFVFCMGTLGVVLGAIIAFQLMEWFWPAAVAGDTWKGMAALSGSWIGGGANMVAIREIYGVDATLFGQFAVVDVALASLLMASLLFLANRQQQIDLRSGADTRALDEMKERVAAYEAANARIPTLSDLMMIVGWAFGIVAVAHAIANPASGWFKANVAWAGQFSLDAPFVWIVVLSTLGGLVLSFTRVRSLENAGASKVGTVFLYFLIACIGMQMDFLKLANRPELLVIGTIWMSVHVVTIWYAAKLVKAPLFYFGVGSMGNIGAAASAPVIAAAFHPTLAPVGVLLGTVGYATGTVIAYFLGQVLRLMAGQ
- a CDS encoding YbdD/YjiX family protein, translating into MGTQLVPLDHFATHKRVWRRLVQTARLCCGIPDYDNYVRHMLEKHPDREPMDYKTFFRERQEARFGGRSGFRCC